One part of the Ziziphus jujuba cultivar Dongzao chromosome 2, ASM3175591v1 genome encodes these proteins:
- the LOC107418256 gene encoding peptide methionine sulfoxide reductase, which produces MATSVEKTGSSTNNNPALEPDTDSPDNPAHEFAEFGAGCFWGVELAFQRVVGVVKTEVGYSQGHVPDPNYKLVCSGSTNHVEVVRVQFDPQVCPYTNLLSLFWSRHDPTTLNRQGGDVGAQYRSGIYYFNETQARLAQESKEAKQLELKDKKVVTEILPAKKFYRAEEYHQQYLEKGGGQGNKQSAGKGCTDPIRCYG; this is translated from the exons atggcGACCAGTGTGGAGAAGACGGGTAGCTCAACCAACAACAACCCGGCTCTGGAACCGGACACGGATAGTCCGGATAATCCTGCCCACGAGTTCGCGGAGTTCGGAGCCGGCTGTTTCTGGGGAGTGGAGTTGGCGTTTCAGCGAGTCGTCGGGGTGGTAAAGACCGAGGTTGGATACTCCCAGGGTCACGTACCCGATCCGAATTACAAGCTGGTATGCTCCGGATCCACCAACCACGTCGAGGTTGTCAGGGTCCAGTTCGACCCGCAAGTCTGTCCGTACACCAATCTCCTCTCTCTTTTCTGGAGTCGCCATGATCCTACTACCCTCAATCGCCAG GGTGGTGATGTTGGGGCCCAATACCGTTCAGGAATATACTATTTCAATGAGACTCAAGCACGTCTAGCCCAAGAATCAAAGGAAGCTAAGCAGCTGGAATTGAAGGATAAGAAGGTGGTGACTGAGATCCTTCCAGCTAAGAAATTCTACAGAGCAGAGGAATACCATCAGCAGTATCTGGAGAAAGGAGGTGGTCAAGGCAACAAACAATCTGCCGGAAAGGGTTGCACTGACCCTATTAGATGCTATGGCTGA
- the LOC107418254 gene encoding BTB/POZ and TAZ domain-containing protein 1 has protein sequence MAKAQMVRPVTLPHDLYCLSPTNSGPRELPEPDVQILTSGGLRIPAHSSILASVSPILENIIDRPRKHTSSEKVIPVLGVPCDAVVVFVQFLYSSRCTEEDLEKYGIHLLALSHVYLVPHLKQRCTKDMVQRLTIDNVVDVLQLARLCDAPDLYLKCMKMIANHFKAVENTEGWKFLQHHDPWLELEILQFMDESESRKKRTRKHREEQSLYLQLSEAMECLEHICTEGCTSVGPYDVEPTKNKGPCSKFSTCQGLQLLIGHFATCKKRVNGGCLRCKRMWQLLRLHASICDQSDSCRVPLCRQFKLRMMQEKRKDDARWKLLVRKVVSAKAISSLSLPKRKRDEELGGTMREHGFRSFKL, from the exons atggCAAAAGCCCAAATGGTCCGCCCCGTTACCTTACCCCACGACCTCTACTGCCTTTCACCTACCAATTCGGGGCCCCGAGAACTCCCGGAGCCCGATGTCCAAATCCTCACCTCAGGTGGACTACGCATCCCTGCGCACTCTAGCATCCTG GCTTCGGTTTCGCCGATATTGGAGAACATCATTGATCGGCCACGTAAGCACACGAGCTCCGAGAAAGTCATTCCGGTGCTCGGAGTTCCATGCGACGCCGTCGTCGTTTTCGTTCAGTTCCTCTACTCTTCAAG GTGCACGGAAGAAGATCTCGAGAAGTATGGAATCCATCTACTTGCACTGTCGCACGTCTACCTGGTCCCACATCTGAAACAGAGATGCACCAAAGACATGGTTCAACGGCTGACGATCGACAACGTGGTTGATGTGCTTCAACTTGCTAGGTTGTGCGATGCACCCGATCTTTACCTCAAGTGCATGAAAATGATCGCAAACCATTTCAAAGCCGTCGAGAATACCGAAGGTTGGAAATTCTTGCAACATCACGACCCCTGGTTGGAGCTCGAAATCCTCCAATTCATGGATGAATCCGAATCG aGAAAGAAGAGGACTAGAAAGCACAGGGAAGAGCAGAGCTTGTATTTACAGCTAAGCGAGGCGATGGAGTGTTTGGAACACATCTGCACAGAAGGGTGCACGAGCGTTGGGCCGTATGATGTGGAGCCCACTAAAAATAAGGGCCCATGTAGCAAATTCTCCACGTGTCAAGGTCTCCAGCTTTTGATTGGCCACTTTGCCACGTGTAAGAAAAGGGTGAATGGAGGGTGCTTACGTTGCAAGCGGATGTGGCAGCTTCTTAGGCTTCACGCGTCAATCTGTGATCAATCAGATTCATGCAGAGTTCCTCTTTGCAG GCAATTCAAGTTGAGAATGAtgcaagaaaaaaggaaagatgaTGCAAGATGGAAACTTCTAGTGAGGAAAGTGGTGTCGGCCAAAGCTATATCTTCTTTGTCATTGCCTAAGAGGAAAAGAGATGAGGAACTTGGAGGGACAATGAGGGAACATGGTTTTAGAAgcttcaaattataa
- the LOC107418263 gene encoding probable pectate lyase 5 has product MAFPSSLSLFLFFLSSLLSPSTLISSSPVPDPERVVEEVHRSINASIARRELGYLSCGSGNPIDDCWRCDPNWDKNRQRLADCAIGFGKNAIGGRDGKIYVVTDSGDYDVVNPKPGTLRHAVIQDEPLWIIFARDMVIKLKEELIMNSFKTIDGRGASVHIAGGPCITVQFVTNIIIHGINIHDCKQGGNTYVRDSPGHYGWRTISDGDGVSIFGGSHVWVDHCSLSNCHDGLVDAIHGSTAITISNNYMTHHDKVMLLGHSDTYTQDKNMQVTIAFNHFGEGLVQRMPRCRHGYFHVVNNDYTHWEMYAIGGSADPTINSQGNRFAAPNDRFSKEVTKHEDAPESEWKNWNWRSEGDLMVNGAFFTASGAGASSSYAKASSLGARPSSLVGTITMGAGSLSCRKGSRC; this is encoded by the exons ATGGCTTTTCCTTCTTCACtttctctcttcctcttcttcctctccTCTCTCCTCAGCCCATCAACCCTCATTTCCTCTTCACCAGTTCCAGACCCTGAACGTGTCGTTGAAGAAGTTCACAG GAGCATCAATGCCTCCATTGCTAGGAGGGAATTGGGTTATCTTTCTTGTGGGTCAGGGAACCCCATTGATGATTGCTGGAGGTGTGATCCGAATTGGGATAAGAATCGTCAGCGTTTGGCTGATTGTGCAATTGGATTTGGTAAAAATGCAATTGGAGGCAGAGATGGGAAGATTTATGTGGTCACTGATTCTGGCGACTATGATGTTGTAAACCCAAAGCCTGGTACTTTACGACACGCGGTTATCCAAGATGAGCCATTGTGGATTATCTTTGCTAGAGATATGGTGATCAAGTTGAAAGAGGAGCTGATCATGAACTCTTTCAAAACCATTGATGGAAGAGGAGCTAGTGTGCACATTGCTGGTGGGCCATGTATCACTGTACAGTTTGTGACTAACATTATCATACATGGGATTAATATTCATGACTGTAAACAAGGAGGTAATACTTATGTCAGGGACTCCCCAGGGCACTATGGGTGGAGGACCATATCAGACGGTGATGGGGTATCCATCTTTGGTGGAAGTCATGTTTGGGTGGACCATTGTtctctatcaaattgtcatgACGGTTTGGTTGATGCAATTCATGGATCCACAGCTATTACCATCTCTAACAATTACATGACACATCATGATAAGGTCATGTTGTTGGGTCACAGTGATACTTACACACAAGATAAAAACATGCAGGTCACTATTGCTTTCAACCATTTTGGAGAAGGCTTAGTTCAAAGAATGCCAAG GTGTAGGCATGGGTATTTCCATGTGGTGAACAACGACTACACTCATTGGGAGATGTATGCCATTGGAGGAAGTGCAGACCCAACCATCAATAGCCAAGGAAATAGATTTGCTGCCCCTAATGACAGATTCAGCAAAGAG GTGACCAAGCATGAAGATGCACCAGAAAGTGAATGGAAGAATTGGAATTGGAGGTCAGAAGGAGACTTGATGGTAAATGGTGCATTTTTCACAGCCTCTGGTGCTGGAGCTTCCTCAAGCTATGCCAAAGCTTCAAGCTTGGGAGCAAGACCATCTTCACTTGTCGGTACGATAACGATGGGAGCAGGTTCACTTAGTTGCAGAAAAGGATCTCGTTGCTGA
- the LOC107418255 gene encoding vignain, producing the protein MKRVLLLAFLLALLTGVIESFDFHEKDLVSDESLWDLYERWRSHHTVSRSLEEKHKRFNVFKENVMHVHHTNNKDKPYKLKLNKFADMTNHEFRSTYAGSKVKHHRMFRGPQHGNGSFMYENVKSVPASVDWRKKGAVTPVKDQGQCGSCWAFSTIVAVEGINYIKTNKLVSLSEQELVDCDTSENEGCNGGLMEYAFEFIKQKGGITTEVNYPYKAEDGTCDVKKENSPAVSIDGHENVPANNQDALLKAVANQPVSVAIDAGGSDFQFYSEGVFTGSCGTELDHGVAVVGYGTTLDGTKYWIVKNSWGPEWGEKGYIRMERGISDKEGICGIAMEASYPIKNSSNNPGKTTSSTPKDEL; encoded by the exons ATGAAGAGAGTTTTATTGCTTGCCTTTTTACTTGCTTTGCTTACTGGGGTGATTGAGAGTTTCGATTTCCACGAGAAGGACTTGGTGTCAGACGAAAGCCTGTGGGATCTGTATGAGAGATGGAGAAGCCATCACACAGTGTCCAGGAGTCTTGAAGAGAAGCACAAGCGGTTCAATGTGTTCAAGGAAAATGTTATGCATGTCCATCACACCAACAACAAGGATAAACCTTATAAGCTGAAATTGAACAAGTTTGCAGACATGACCAACCATGAATTCAGAAGCACTTATGCTGGCTCAAAGGTTAAGCATCACAGGATGTTCCGAGGGCCACAGCATGGTAATGGAAGCTTCATGTATGAGAATGTTAAAAGTGTCCCTGCTTCAGTTGATTGGAGAAAGAAAGGAGCTGTCACTCCAGTGAAGGATCAAGGCCAATGTG GAAGTTGCTGGGCATTCTCAACCATTGTAGCTGTGGAAGGTATTAATTATATCAAGACGAACAAGCTGGTATCGTTGTCTGAGCAGGAATTGGTTGATTGTGACACTTCAGAAAATGAAGGATGCAATGGAGGTTTAATGGAATATGCATTTGAATTCATCAAACAAAAGGGAGGAATAACAACCGAAGTTAATTACCCTTATAAAGCAGAAGATGGAACTTGTGATGTTAAAAAg GAAAACTCTCCTGCAGTGTCAATTGATGGGCATGAGAATGTGCCTGCTAACAATCAGGATGCCTTGCTAAAAGCAGTCGCCAATCAACCTGTATCAGTGGCCATCGATGCAGGAGGTTCTGATTTCCAATTCTACTCAGAG GGAGTATTTACAGGTAGCTGTGGCACAGAGCTAGATCATGGAGTTGCAGTGGTGGGTTATGGAACAACACTGGATGGAACCAAGTACTGGATAGTAAAGAACTCCTGGGGACCAGAATGGGGTGAGAAGGGTTACATAAGGATGGAAAGAGGAATCTCCGACAAAGAGGGAATCTGTGGAATTGCTATGGAGGCTTCATATCCCATCAAGAACTCTTCAAATAACCCTGGAAAGACTACATCCTCCACCCCTAAAGATGAACTCTAA